TCTGCTCATTTTTTCAAGTATATTGTTATGCAAGTTTAGGCATAATTGGTGTTGCGGATAAAGCGTCAATGCCGAGTCAATGTTGACTAATGCCTTATCAAAGTCATTTTCCGAATAAGCGCTGGCGGCAGTTTCCCGGTAACGCTCAAATATAACCCGCTTATAAATCGTGCTCACCCTGTTATCTTCAGCGGCAAATTGCTTGATTTTTTGAACAGCCGAATATGCCTGGTTCAGTTCGCCATAACTTAATAAGGAATCAATCAGCGATAGGTGTTTCCTGATCATCTCCTCTTTTGAAGCGATTTGCTGAATAGAATCATCTATTCGTTTTATAAGATCCAATGTTTCTTTGGAAACAGAATCTATGGATAAAGCAAGATTGGCATAATAACGGGCATCTATATAATTTTTGGATTCAAGCTTTGCTTGGGCAGAATCATGATATTCGCGGTAATGCTTTTTATTGTTAATCTCGGTCAAACGAGACTTCGCTTTGGCTCCCAGTTGATAAATATTGCTGGTATCGATACTATTAATTCGCGCTAAGAACAATGCTCTCTCGAAAAAACTTATAGCTTTTTCGAGACTATCCAAACCAGCCGATTCCTGTCCTTTATGTACCATGTCGTTTATTATTTCTAAATTATGCGTTGATAGCTGCTTATTCATTAAATCGTTGAATTCAGTTTCGCGATCCTGAGCTCTTCGTTGCCTTCTTTCACCCATAGATGCGCCGAAAGTCATTGTGATGCTGAACATGTGCAGGCCGCCCATGTCTCGTCCAACATAGGCGTAATCGAAGTTTAATAATTTATAGTTGATTCCACAACCGGCAGAAAACTTGTTGCCACGCAGGCCGCTTCTGAGAGAAAGAATATCATATAAGCTATACTCCAGCCCAAAGGCCAGAGTTGATTCGATATCTTCAACCTTTGTAAACTTTGCCGTCATCGTCAATGCCTGATTCCAGCTTGGTTTGGGCAACAGGCGTACAGCCAAACCAAAATTGCCTCCGATAGGATAGGAGACACTCTCATCAGCCAGTTTGGAACTCAGGCTGATTAGGTTTCTACCAACAAGAGCTAATGAATAATATTCCAGCCAATTTAAATGAGTTGAGATTTGCCTGGCGACGGATAAGTTCAAGCCGGGAGATGAAGTTGTGCTGTAGGTATCCAGCGAATGGTGTTCCATGTTTAGGGCAAAACCGAAATCATATTGTGAAATGGCCTTACCGTAAGCTAAGTAAAATCCCAATCGCTCATCCTGAATATAACCCTTAAGAAAGTTATGAACATCCCGTTTTTCAATGCCGTTTATGCCAAGGCGAAATATGCCCAGACCAAAACTTCCATAATCTAATGTAGGAAAGACAAAGCCCATATATTGATAGGCAACGTCTGAATCGTATAGACGGCTATAAAAACCCCCAAGCGATATTCTATCGGCCCGAGTCAGTCGCGAGGGGTTCCAGTATGGAGCGGTGGTGTTATCGCTGATAGCAAGATTAGACCCGCCGAGTGAAAGTTCCCGGGCTCCGGTACCCATACTGAAAGGCGATTGAGTGCCGGCATCATCGGAAGCAAATGAGCAGCCGAAAGCCAGAATAATGCAGGTCAAATATGTTAATAATGTCCTCATCTTATCACCGCAATTTTCCTTCTAAAGCATTCCTCGCGCCCCGAAGTATATTTGGCTGTAATTCGACAGAAATATGTCCCGGAAACCACTTTAAGACATGAATTATTGAAACCCATCCAAGAATCGCTTTGATATGAACCTGCCGGACGGAATGAATTAATTGTTACGTCCTTGACAGCATCGCCGGTTATGGTGAATATGGTTATATCAATAGTTGCATCTTCTGCCAGAACGAATCCAATAATGGTCTTCTCACCCCGTGAGGAGTGAAAGGGATTTGGATAGTTAGTAAAAGAGCGTTCAAGGTTAGCTGCTGATATCGATATCTCAGTTGCCTGAAGTGGGTACGAACCTTCAATTAATGTAGTATATATTGTATCCCCCAGATTTTTATCAGCCATTTCCAGGAATGTTGAGTCTTCGAAGATTATAACATAATTGCCAAGAATTGATTCGTTTTTAATGTCGCATTTAAGTGTTATGGGAATATTGCTTCCCCAGGATACGTCGTAATTGTCTTCAATCGGAATTACCAGACTATCACTCGTCAAAATGCTATCAAAGGCGACTTGTTGACCATCGAGCATTAGATATATGGCTTCAAATATATCGCTTCCGGAAACGGACGATAAACCATCAAGCGTTCGCTTCTTAAAATGCCCGCGTAAACCATATATGCTTAAATCTCCTTGTGGATTAGGATTATCATACACAATGATTCCCTCGAATATAGTTAGTTGGTCTTGACCCGGAAACCCGATTTTCAAGGGTGGATTCTGCAATTTCAGGTTTGGCCGACCTGCCGGCAAAAAGATGCGTGTAATACTTGTCGAAAACGGGAAGTCTATATCACATCCGTTAGCAATGCTGATCCCCGGATAGATTGAAGTATCAGCCGCATCACGCAGGATTATTGAATTTTCCGACTGTACGACTAAAGCAAAATGATCAAAGGAAACATCGCCTTCGATATCTGCGACTAAATCAATATTAAGGTTTTCGCTGGGATTAATCAGCAAACCGGTATCCGATAAATTGAAAACTGCCGAACCATATAGTATTGGAACAAATGGCTGGTATTCTATTGGGCTATCGGAAATCCTGAAGCCGATTTTATCGAATAAACGATCAGGGTTTAATAGTTCGCCAAGACTATCAAGAACTGTTATCTGTATATCATACAGTCTAATGGGCGAATGAAGACTGTCTGAAGGATAGCTAACGTTAAAATCAATCAGCGATAATGAATCTATGCCGCCTATTATCGATGAGGGTAGAGATGGAATCAAACATATTTCCGGTGCGGAAGCGGGTTGTCTAAACTCTGTCCAGCCGGAACTAATAGGGAAAGCCGAACCCTCGGATATTATCAGAGTATCCGTTGCGACCCCAAGTTGTGAACCGGAATTAAGATCACGAACCTCAAAGTAAGTGCTGTCGTGAACAACAAAATTGAAACCGGGATATGTCGTCTCATCTTTAATTGAAACCATCACTTCAAGGGTGTCGGTGTCGCCGGGATTTAAAGTAACCGGAGAAGCAAGTTGAATAGTCTGTAATGATGTGTCGGTCTCAAAGTCGTTCAACAATCCAATAATAAATGGTCCCCTGCCGATGGCGACTTCATCCAGCACGGATGTGATATTAATAGAGTTCCATAAACTATCGACCAGAACAAACGAGAGACTCGTAAATTGGATTTGCGAGTTGCCGGTTATTCCCGGATGCCGCAATCTCAACCGCAATATTTTGGCATATCTCTGGCCAAAATTCACCGTTTCGTTAAGCATCGAAGTATATGATACAGCCATTTGCTGCGAAGGATCATCTATACGGCAGGAAGCTGTTTGCATCGGAAAAACTACACCCGTATCTAATGGAACAGTTTGCAGGCTGTTTTCATCAACGATTTGAATCATACTGCTGTTATCGATTGCCAGCATAAAATCGGAGGCTGATGCCTGGCTATCAATATCCACAAGCAAAGTATAAAGCTGTTGTTGTGATGGCGGAACTATTACCGGGCTGCTAAATACCAAAGGGACGGTTGTCTGCGCCGGAATATCTTCCAGAACGACCATATTATTATAGCCTGCAGATAAAACCATTCGACTGAAAACCTCATCTGCATTCAATGGTTCGCCATTACTATTTTTAATGCTTATCTGCAGGCTATCGAGACGCAGAGATGCTGCCGTATTCTCAGTGTCAGGATGAGCATATTGCATACTAAAAGGAAAAATATTGGTCTGACCTCTAATTACTGCCGTGGGAATAGAGCTGATTAGCTGAATATAAATATCCGATGGTGAATCCTGTAGTGTAACCGTATTAGTCCGAACGATCGATGAAGAATCAGGTATAAGCGGTGCCATAGCACGAAACCGCCAGTAAACTTCACCGGTTTGGATAGCCGTGTAATAATATAAGAATTCAACAGAATCACCACTGGCCAGAGTTGCAGGTCCCGAAAAACTGCTGTCATAAACAACAATTGTAGAATCGTTAACACTTATTACCTGGGCATATACACTATCCATAGGTTCCGTTGAAATGTTTTCAACCGTAAGCCCAACTTCAATCGTTTGACCTATCGAACGGGTTTGAATAAGCGGTCTATAGGAAACTCTTATTTCTGAGTTGGTGATATTGAAAGTTGCAGAACCAATCAGCGGATTATCGAGTGGACCGTCATTTAACGATTTAAACTGGCAGCCATTTAGCGGTATAGTCCCCTGAAAATAGATGTCTTGAGAAGCTAAACTGCTGATATCTGCAAGCAGGAATAGCGTCGGTGGTTGTTCGTCAACTTCAATCTCAAGAGAGTTAGCAGTCCATGTCAATCCCGAATATACA
This genomic interval from Candidatus Zixiibacteriota bacterium contains the following:
- a CDS encoding tetratricopeptide repeat protein — its product is MRTLLTYLTCIILAFGCSFASDDAGTQSPFSMGTGARELSLGGSNLAISDNTTAPYWNPSRLTRADRISLGGFYSRLYDSDVAYQYMGFVFPTLDYGSFGLGIFRLGINGIEKRDVHNFLKGYIQDERLGFYLAYGKAISQYDFGFALNMEHHSLDTYSTTSSPGLNLSVARQISTHLNWLEYYSLALVGRNLISLSSKLADESVSYPIGGNFGLAVRLLPKPSWNQALTMTAKFTKVEDIESTLAFGLEYSLYDILSLRSGLRGNKFSAGCGINYKLLNFDYAYVGRDMGGLHMFSITMTFGASMGERRQRRAQDRETEFNDLMNKQLSTHNLEIINDMVHKGQESAGLDSLEKAISFFERALFLARINSIDTSNIYQLGAKAKSRLTEINNKKHYREYHDSAQAKLESKNYIDARYYANLALSIDSVSKETLDLIKRIDDSIQQIASKEEMIRKHLSLIDSLLSYGELNQAYSAVQKIKQFAAEDNRVSTIYKRVIFERYRETAASAYSENDFDKALVNIDSALTLYPQHQLCLNLHNNILEKMSRNSAPVVHRADGISKPLSDVLLKEVEESYSAARKLFVKGDLHQAIIQWEKVEQLAPDYEAVREYLANAYKYAGVELYGCNKLKQAIEMWEKVRKLDPANAEIKKYIDRTNNELERLNELSNNSN